In Gemmatimonadaceae bacterium, the following proteins share a genomic window:
- a CDS encoding GNAT family N-acetyltransferase yields MPRRLARLQADPNARALVADAGDGPIGLATVHLRHTLNHETPIAQLTLLVVDEAQRGRGVGRTLVRAAEQWARSRGCHRIVITTGLQRADAHAFYERIGYRHTGRRYGKDFD; encoded by the coding sequence ATGCCACGACGGCTCGCGCGTTTGCAAGCTGACCCGAATGCGCGCGCGTTGGTGGCGGATGCCGGCGACGGTCCCATCGGTCTGGCGACCGTCCATCTTCGCCACACCCTCAATCACGAAACGCCGATCGCGCAGCTCACGTTGCTCGTCGTCGACGAAGCGCAGCGAGGACGCGGTGTCGGACGCACGCTGGTCCGGGCGGCGGAGCAGTGGGCGCGCTCGCGCGGATGCCATCGCATCGTCATCACGACGGGGTTGCAACGCGCCGACGCGCATGCATTCTACGAGCGGATAGGCTACCGCCACACCGGCCGGCGGTACGGGAAGGATTTCGACTGA
- a CDS encoding N-acyl homoserine lactonase family protein: protein MLAASSRVALVAIAALGIAAAAQAPPTYEVYAVRYATLPGFKVSALIKGADTSRRLDIAMMVWVIKGGGRTILVDAGFHRDDFVNRWHPTDFSPPSEAIGKLGIKPDDVTDVIVSHVHWDHLDGIDLFPRAKVWIQREEFEHHLDSAGVVKDRAIDAGDAKLLAGIAREGRVILVDGDGKEIIPGITVYTGGKHTFASQFATVPTAAGTVVLASDNAYLYENFASHRPIAQTLDTASNLRAQSRMTTLASDPRLIVPGHDPEVFARFPTPGNGVALIH from the coding sequence GTGCTCGCTGCATCGTCGCGCGTTGCGCTAGTCGCAATCGCCGCCCTCGGCATCGCGGCCGCGGCACAGGCGCCGCCGACGTACGAGGTGTACGCGGTTCGCTACGCGACGTTGCCGGGCTTCAAAGTCTCGGCCCTCATCAAGGGCGCCGATACGAGCCGGCGCTTGGACATCGCCATGATGGTGTGGGTGATCAAAGGCGGAGGGCGCACGATCCTCGTCGATGCGGGCTTTCATCGGGACGATTTCGTGAATCGCTGGCACCCGACCGATTTCAGTCCGCCGAGCGAGGCGATCGGAAAGTTGGGGATCAAGCCGGACGACGTAACGGACGTGATCGTGAGCCACGTCCACTGGGACCACCTCGACGGCATCGATCTGTTTCCGCGCGCGAAGGTCTGGATTCAGCGCGAAGAATTCGAGCACCATCTCGATTCAGCGGGCGTCGTGAAGGATCGAGCAATCGACGCCGGCGACGCGAAACTGCTTGCCGGCATCGCGCGCGAAGGTCGCGTGATCCTCGTCGACGGCGACGGAAAAGAGATCATTCCGGGGATCACCGTCTACACGGGCGGCAAGCACACGTTCGCGTCGCAGTTCGCCACCGTGCCAACCGCGGCGGGCACGGTCGTTCTCGCCTCGGACAACGCGTATCTCTACGAGAATTTCGCGAGCCACCGTCCGATCGCGCAGACCCTGGACACGGCGTCGAATCTTCGTGCGCAGAGTCGAATGACGACTCTCGCGTCCGACCCACGGCTCATCGTGCCAGGGCACGATCCGGAAGTGTTCGCGCGATTTCCGACGCCGGGCAACGGCGTCGCGCTGATTCACTGA
- a CDS encoding glycoside hydrolase family 15 protein has translation MPARIEDYALIGDCETAALVSRDGSIDWLCWPRFDSHACFAALLGGPEHGRWQITPADSNAKSRRQYRDSTMILETTFETAEGAVMVVDFMPLRDGESNVVRTVVGLRGSVAMTTQIILRFGYGSIVPWVSRLEDGTLRAIAGPDMIIFKSEVPVRGEGLTTVGDFSVSAGERVSFVMTWGPSHLAPPKPVDAEHALQFTERFWTTWANECRYTGEWRDAVIRSLLTLKALTYRPTGGIVAAPTTSLPEQIGGIRNWDYRYCWLRDATLTLLALMDAGYFREAAAWRDWLLRAAAGSPDRVQIMYGLSGERMLHEWEVPWLPGYENSRPVRVGNAAHHQLQLDVYGEVMDALHQARRGGLPEIPEAWAFEKALLAQLEKMWQRPDQGIWEVRGAPQDFTHSKVMAWVAFDRAIKSAEQFNLDGPLDRWRSLRDAIHDEVCRRAYDDSIGAFVQSYQSRLADAATLVIPLVGFLPADDPRVAGTVAFVEKHLLVDGLVLRYDSEHTDDGLPPGEGAFVACSFWLADNYVLLGRRGDAHELFHRLLGLRNDLGLLAEEYDPRLRRQVSNFPQAFSHIALLSTAFNLGHVEHQHAPRPAEQRPNHATHPAPA, from the coding sequence ATGCCCGCACGAATTGAGGATTACGCACTCATCGGCGACTGCGAGACCGCCGCGCTCGTCTCCCGCGACGGATCCATCGATTGGCTGTGTTGGCCGCGATTCGACTCGCACGCCTGTTTCGCCGCGCTTCTTGGCGGCCCCGAGCACGGACGCTGGCAGATCACGCCCGCCGACTCGAACGCGAAGAGCAGGCGCCAATATCGAGACTCGACGATGATCCTGGAGACGACCTTCGAGACCGCGGAGGGAGCGGTCATGGTCGTCGACTTCATGCCGCTGCGCGACGGCGAGTCGAACGTCGTCCGCACGGTGGTCGGGCTGCGCGGATCCGTGGCCATGACGACGCAGATCATTCTTCGCTTCGGCTACGGATCCATCGTCCCGTGGGTGAGCCGCCTCGAGGATGGGACGCTCCGCGCCATCGCCGGCCCGGACATGATCATCTTCAAGAGCGAGGTGCCGGTCCGCGGCGAAGGGCTCACCACGGTCGGCGACTTTAGCGTTTCCGCCGGCGAGCGCGTCTCCTTCGTGATGACTTGGGGGCCGTCGCACCTCGCACCGCCGAAGCCCGTCGATGCCGAGCACGCGCTCCAGTTTACGGAGCGCTTTTGGACGACGTGGGCGAACGAGTGCCGATACACCGGCGAGTGGCGCGACGCGGTCATCCGCTCCCTGCTCACGCTCAAAGCGCTCACGTACCGGCCCACCGGTGGAATCGTCGCCGCCCCGACCACGTCGCTTCCCGAACAGATCGGCGGTATTCGCAACTGGGATTACCGCTACTGCTGGCTGCGCGACGCCACGCTGACGCTGCTCGCGCTCATGGACGCGGGCTATTTCCGCGAGGCCGCGGCATGGCGCGATTGGCTGCTCCGCGCCGCCGCGGGAAGCCCGGATCGCGTGCAGATCATGTACGGGCTGAGCGGCGAGCGAATGCTCCACGAATGGGAGGTACCCTGGCTCCCGGGATATGAGAACTCTCGACCCGTCCGCGTCGGCAACGCCGCCCATCACCAACTTCAGCTCGACGTCTACGGCGAAGTGATGGACGCGCTCCACCAGGCGCGGCGCGGCGGGTTGCCCGAGATCCCCGAGGCCTGGGCCTTCGAGAAGGCGTTGCTCGCCCAGCTCGAGAAGATGTGGCAACGCCCCGACCAGGGCATCTGGGAGGTGCGCGGCGCGCCGCAGGACTTCACCCATTCGAAGGTCATGGCGTGGGTCGCGTTCGACCGCGCCATCAAGAGCGCAGAACAATTCAACCTCGACGGACCGCTCGACCGGTGGCGCTCGCTGCGCGACGCGATCCACGACGAGGTCTGTCGGCGCGCGTACGACGACAGCATTGGCGCGTTCGTGCAGTCGTATCAATCTCGCCTCGCCGACGCGGCGACCCTCGTCATCCCGCTCGTCGGATTCCTCCCCGCCGACGACCCGCGCGTCGCTGGCACCGTGGCGTTCGTCGAAAAACATCTGTTGGTCGACGGCCTCGTGCTGCGTTACGATAGCGAGCACACCGACGACGGTTTACCGCCGGGCGAAGGCGCGTTTGTCGCCTGCAGTTTTTGGCTCGCCGACAACTACGTCCTGCTTGGCCGCCGCGGCGACGCACATGAGCTCTTCCATCGCCTGCTCGGGCTGCGGAACGATCTCGGACTTCTGGCCGAGGAGTACGATCCTCGACTCCGCCGCCAGGTGAGCAACTTCCCGCAGGCGTTCTCGCACATCGCGCTCCTCAGCACCGCGTTCAATCTGGGCCACGTCGAGCATCAGCACGCGCCGCGCCCGGCCGAGCAGCGGCCGAATCACGCGACGCACCCGGCTCCGGCCTGA
- a CDS encoding M1 family metallopeptidase, which yields MIRFGIAASAALALCFPAPSLRAQSTTRAPERAIRRDIPLTNMIRRAFAEGTRDSTGRPGRNYWQTWMDYTISARLDPATSTLSGRETIKLHNASDSSLSSIQMRLDQNIFRGDVPRGASVPAENTDGFVITKLAVNGAPVDLNAPAPGRGGRGGRGGGAPTEPIAIGIHTTSARIVLPSPIAPGSNATLDVEWHYKLAGGPGQGHRMTFRWGDTLYQVAQWYPRVAVYDDLRGWDTDPYLGPSEFYNNFGRFDVSLDVPAGWIVGATGVLQNPDRVLTPAARERLSHVLESDSTRTVVGPNEVGPGQATASGDRLVWHFVADTVNDFAWATAKQFVWQATRATIPGRGAIPVNFYYLPGHASSYTQAGAILRHALEFYSRLWMPDPFPQHTMVDGPDNGMEYPMLVMSNDGPADHETGHQWWPMTVSGNETWYGWMDEGFNQYMNILSAADAEHRQPDLDGRGQSYGRTSGDEREAPLMWDANYGGPQYSFQAYGKAPLMLSMLGGMVGDTAVWRAHSEYAKAWRFKHPSPWDYAFFMSNALHRDLGWFWYYWLFTTESVDESIQSVTTKGARTTVTVRQDGQMPAPVVLKVEFAPGGGEIRRMRNAVVAGDTAVVSYPVDVWFSGSKTFNADLDLGPRKIAKIVLDPHCRFPDRDASDNVWPRAPQPPQRVTGGRGGRGPVCTN from the coding sequence ATGATTCGCTTTGGGATCGCCGCGTCTGCGGCGCTGGCCCTGTGTTTTCCTGCGCCGTCGCTTCGCGCACAGAGCACGACGCGCGCACCCGAACGCGCAATCCGTCGCGACATCCCGCTCACCAACATGATTCGCCGTGCCTTCGCCGAAGGCACGCGCGACTCCACGGGTCGGCCCGGGCGAAACTACTGGCAGACGTGGATGGATTACACGATCTCGGCCCGTCTCGATCCCGCGACGTCCACGCTCTCTGGCCGCGAGACCATCAAGCTGCACAACGCGAGCGATTCCTCGCTGTCGTCAATTCAGATGCGTCTCGACCAGAACATCTTTCGCGGCGACGTCCCCCGCGGCGCGTCGGTGCCCGCCGAGAACACTGACGGTTTCGTCATAACCAAGTTGGCGGTGAACGGCGCACCGGTCGATCTCAACGCACCCGCGCCCGGCCGAGGCGGTCGTGGCGGTCGCGGTGGCGGCGCGCCGACTGAACCCATCGCGATCGGTATTCACACGACGTCCGCGCGCATCGTTCTCCCGTCTCCGATCGCTCCCGGGTCCAACGCGACGCTCGACGTCGAGTGGCACTACAAGCTCGCCGGCGGCCCCGGTCAGGGACATCGCATGACGTTCCGCTGGGGCGACACGCTGTACCAAGTCGCCCAGTGGTATCCGCGCGTCGCCGTGTACGACGATTTGCGCGGCTGGGACACAGACCCGTATCTCGGGCCTTCGGAGTTCTATAACAACTTCGGACGGTTCGACGTGAGCCTCGACGTCCCGGCAGGCTGGATCGTCGGCGCGACCGGGGTTCTCCAGAATCCGGACCGCGTGCTCACTCCGGCTGCGCGCGAGCGACTATCGCACGTCCTCGAATCCGATTCCACGCGCACGGTTGTCGGACCAAACGAAGTCGGTCCCGGTCAGGCGACAGCGTCGGGTGACCGCCTCGTCTGGCATTTCGTCGCCGACACGGTGAATGACTTTGCCTGGGCCACGGCCAAGCAATTCGTCTGGCAGGCAACGCGAGCCACCATTCCTGGCCGTGGCGCGATTCCTGTCAACTTCTACTACCTGCCCGGTCACGCGTCGTCGTACACCCAGGCCGGTGCCATTCTGCGTCACGCACTGGAGTTTTATTCGAGGCTGTGGATGCCGGATCCTTTCCCGCAGCACACGATGGTCGACGGTCCCGACAACGGCATGGAGTACCCCATGCTGGTCATGTCGAACGACGGCCCCGCCGACCACGAGACCGGTCACCAGTGGTGGCCGATGACGGTGAGCGGGAACGAGACGTGGTACGGCTGGATGGACGAAGGGTTCAATCAGTACATGAACATTCTCTCGGCCGCCGACGCCGAGCATCGGCAACCCGATCTCGATGGCCGTGGCCAGTCGTACGGACGGACGAGCGGCGACGAGCGCGAGGCACCGCTCATGTGGGACGCGAACTACGGCGGCCCCCAGTACTCCTTCCAAGCGTACGGCAAAGCGCCGCTCATGCTCTCGATGCTCGGCGGAATGGTAGGCGACACCGCGGTCTGGCGCGCACACAGCGAGTACGCCAAGGCGTGGCGGTTCAAGCATCCGTCGCCCTGGGATTACGCGTTCTTCATGAGCAACGCGCTCCACAGGGATCTCGGCTGGTTCTGGTACTATTGGCTGTTTACCACGGAATCAGTCGACGAATCGATTCAGAGCGTCACGACCAAAGGCGCTCGCACAACGGTGACCGTTCGGCAAGACGGCCAGATGCCCGCGCCCGTGGTGTTGAAGGTGGAGTTCGCACCGGGCGGCGGAGAGATTCGCCGGATGCGCAACGCCGTCGTTGCCGGCGATACCGCGGTCGTCTCGTACCCGGTCGACGTGTGGTTCTCGGGCAGCAAGACGTTCAACGCCGATCTCGACCTGGGCCCGCGGAAGATCGCCAAGATCGTCCTCGACCCGCATTGTCGCTTTCCCGACCGCGACGCGAGCGACAACGTTTGGCCGCGCGCGCCCCAACCGCCGCAGAGGGTGACGGGCGGGCGAGGTGGTCGCGGCCCGGTGTGCACCAATTAG